Part of the Arvicanthis niloticus isolate mArvNil1 chromosome 3, mArvNil1.pat.X, whole genome shotgun sequence genome is shown below.
CTTCAGTCTAATCCTTTGGGAGACCCCTTGTCTGCCACTCACCCAGGGCCAGGGCAGACCTTGGAGAGGGCAGAGCTCACATGCCGTGTCACCTGCTCCACACTCTCAGCTGATGGCAGCCGCATGCTCACCATGCCACGCTCAGTCTCCACCAGGATCTGAGGGGGAGGGAGCAGCAGAGCCTCAGACATCCGCTCCTTCTAGTTGGTCCAGCAGTGGCCTGGGGCCTGACACCCACCTGGTTCTGACTGAGTGTGTTGAAGGCACGGATCTCCAGGACATTGAATGAGCTTTCCACCTGGTGGGGAgcgggtgggagtgggtgggttggatGCTCAGCTCCTGGTAAGGGCCTGTCACCAGACTTGAAGGGAGCATGCCAGGCAAGGCCCCTCCACTCCCTGAGCCTTTCTTACCTTGGCTGGGACTTTAAGGGGAAAAAGATGGAGACGCCAGGAAGTCAGGGCCTGCAGAGCAGAACTTTAACAGCTTAGCATAGCCTCTTGGGCCATAGGGTCTTTGTCTTCCTCTAGCTCCTCAGCTGGGTTCCAAGATGCCTCACCCCCAGCATGTCTTCTGCCTCACCTTCAGCCCCCCCCCAACACCAGCCCAGCCTGGTTCTGCCCTCTCCCTTAGGCTTTGCCTCCTCAGCACCACCGTTTCCCTGGCCCACCTTTCCCTAGCCCACCTTTCTCTTCCCCAGGACCCATGCTCTCACCAGCACTCGGTCCTCAAACTTCTTGGGTTTTGTCTCCAGTTTCACACGATGCTGCTGGAGCACAGCCCCTTGGCTCAGGCACCTCCGGATGCTGTCTGCAGACGGGTGGGACCTGCTTAGAACTTCTCTTATCCCCCACCCTGACTCCGCTCTCCAGAGAGGGACAGATgaggggagagaaacagagacacagatactAGACAGGAAGGTATGgggcagagatacagagatactcCTTTTTGGGTGACTTTGCTAttggaggaaagtggggagaaaaCTCTGGCTCCTGGTGTCCCTGAGTCAGGGGATAGTTACTGAATGACACTGTCTGTGGGAACATGTGTCTTACACTTCTGAAAGTGTGAAGAATTTTCCCACCCATGCACTACAGTAACCATCAACACATACacagtgagtctctctctctctctctctctctctctctctctctctctctctctcctctctctctctctctctctctctctctctctctctctctctctctctgtgtagggGTTTGGGAGTAGGGGATGGGAATGTCCCTTGACTGTATCCTAGGTGCTCTGGGTATGAGAATCTGCTTTTTATTATGGCTGTATGCCTGTCTTCTGATTCCGGGGAACCCAAGTATGGCATTTGTGGGGACAGGAAAGTGTGAATGAGTGCTGGCTTGCATATGAAAGGGGAACAGTGCCAGACAGCTCTTGTGTGGAGGGTGGGGTGAGAGAAGGATTTAACATCCCAGTGAGCCCATATCCATCTTCTGACAGACCCATCCAATTaccctactgtgtgtgtgtatgtgtgtgcgcgcacacacacacacgagcgcgCCCATGCGCCTGTGTGATAGTGTGCGTAGATTTGGTGGGGGTGCAGTTTCTGTAAGCTGTGTGTACAAACATCTCGTGACTGTGCTTCTAAGTGCATGTGTAGGTGTCAGAGATCTCCAGAGTGCAGTAGAGCTCTGAGTATCCTTGAGCGTCCTGCTTTCTGCATGGGCTAGCCTGTGCTTCTGCCTTTGAGGATCAGGGTTGTGGCAGTGCTGGGAGGTGTGGGGGGCAATTAGAAGAAATACATCTGTGAATCACTGGTCCAAAGAGGTCTTGAGATGTGGATGGTGGGTAAGGAGAAGGGGgcaggatgggatgggggctgtGGGAAATGAGCCGCAGAAACCCAGCTTTTGGTTTTAGCTTCAGTCGGGGCCTCTGCCGGACTCCCCCCTATGTTCCACTGGCCTAGGCGCTGCTGGGCTCTTAGGGGCCTCTCTAGGGCCAGTTCCGGGGCGGGGCCGGGAGGAGGGAGGGTGTTGAGAGAAGCAGCAGTCAGGACCAGGGGCAGCTCCCAATGCCTGGCCCCGCCCGGCGAGGGTGGGGGAAAGCTGGGACTCTCCGGAGGGAAGACTGGATGCCTTGCGGAGGGATGGGTCAAGAACGCTGAGAATCAGCCCCCAAGAGCGCCAGGGAACTGCTCCTGTCACTGAAGAGCGGGACGGGCGGCTCCGGGACAGGAAGGTTCTGATAGGGTGAGGCGAGTGGGGCAGAGAAGGATGCTCCACGAAAAGCAAAAGCTGGGACTAAGATACAGAGGAAAGGACTGGCTAAGAGCGAGGGTGCGTGAGGGGGCGGGAGGCGCCGGGCTGGGGTGTACCGCAGGAAAGCACTGGGTCTGGATGCTCGCGGACCGGGCGTCCGGAGATGAAGGCAACCTCGTACCTTGCAGCTCGCGGGTGAGCTCCACGCTGGCCTTGGCCATGGCGGCCGCCGCTgatgccgctgctgctgctgcagaggagccgccgctgccgccgcctcCCGAGAGGCGCCGCACATGCTAGTCCCGGCTCCGGCAGGGCCCGGCGCTGAGCGCTGCAGTAGCGGCGGAGCCCGCTCCCGTCAGGGGCGGCTGCGCGAGCGCTCCTCCCCCCGGCTACTGAGCGCTGGGTCTCCCGCCCCTCCCGGAGAGTTGGCCAATGGAGCATGCGCGCTGAGCTTCCGAGCCGCGTGAGACCCCGCGCGCGCTCGCGACGACCCCTCCCGCGGGCTACCTCGTGAGAAGCCCAGAGCGCGGCGCCTGGTGTCCGAGCTATCTCAGGGGCGGGGTGCAGCGTTTCTACTGGCGTGCCACCCACGCTTCGGCCACCCGGAGCAggattcttcaatttctttgtttATGTGCCTCGGCACCCCCTCCCGGGGTCATCCTTGTATGGCCCCGCCCTCCCACTCCTTCCAGCTCAGGAACCGTCCAGCTCGTCCTTGCTGACCCTGGAGGGAACTCTGAATCAAGGGCGATGCTGCAAGAAGACCTGTCCGAATGTGCGGgagggagttggttcttttctgcTCGCTAGTCTAGTCTCGGAGATCCCCGTGGCGTCCTTGGCACCGTCCCTGGGGGTGTGAGGCTAAGAGTAGCACCTGGGAGTTCCCGAGCCACCTCCCCCCACAGCTGGCAGGCAGCTCCGTGGCAGGCAGACACAACCACCCTTGGGCGGCAAGCTCAGCCCTTGGAGATAGGGGGGAGGGCTAGGGAGAATCCAGAGATTCAGCACTGCCTAGACTTCTCAGATACACTAAACACCTCACATtgagaaatgaacacacactGATTCAGAGCAACGCGATcatcttcattttatttgtacCGTATATGTAAATTGTTAATGTCCATCTCTGTTCAGATCCGTCCCTTCTATCTCCCCTCAGAATCTCCAGAGACTCCAGGGGATGAGAGGGATTTGATCTTCACGAAAGTAGCCACAGTCTTCTCAGCAAGCCCTCTTTCCACTAcctatctccccagctccccgccccctccccaaAGCCGGTTTCAAGGCCATAGCAACAGCAAGGATGCTCATCTGACCACACTTTGACCACAGGGAAAGCAGGAACTTATCACTGGGCAGAGCTGATTTTGTGAGGTGAACAAGATGTAAGGCAGTGGCAAGGAAGGGCGACAGAGGCAGGGTGGACTGTGCCCTCCCCACACACTTGCCCTGGTAGGCTGTCTCTGGGTCCTCAGAGGCGAGAAGGAGTTCCTCCCCCCACCACTATTGTCTCGCCATTGATGTAACTGGCATCTTCAGAGCACAAGAAGGAAACTATGCCGGCACAATCCTCTGGTTTGCCTAGCCTGGGAAACAGGAACCAAGAAGAGAGCAAATGTCAAACAGGCTAGCCTCTCTCATCTGCCCCACAGGGCATGAAATTTGCTTAAGAATTGTCAGGTGGGAgctggtgagaaggctcagcagttaggagcattgGCCAgcgctcttccaaaggacccaggtttaagtCCCAGGATACACACAGTTCACAACAGTTCAAAACTCCAATTCAGGGGTGTGTCATGCCTTGTTCTGCCTTACAGGGGCAAGAGCAtcaggaacacagacacacagacatacatgcaggcaaaacacccataggtatttttaaaattaaaaaaaaaattaggtgatTTTTCAGAACCACtgtgcagacttttttttttttgcctattaaATAGGGTGGTTATGATTATGTGGCTATAATTTATAGAAGCATAAATACTGTATCCTGCAAAACCgtgttatatttaaatatgtaaacacTGTTTTTAGATACTAAAATGCAAGGTCAGACCGATAAAATGGTGAACAATtatttgatgtttcaaaagaaattatttcaacatgtatatatactattCGAGTGTCAGAGAGTCTGTGTTGATAAGAAGTGGCATGATCAAGGCAATTCATTTGTACAGGTTCAATGTACAGAACCTCTTCAGGGATctatttttttgtccttttatgAACACATTTGTTTTATAAGAATGTGTTAAATCACATCTAGAGGTATGAGGGACTGGAAGACCTAGTGTTTCTCCAACCTCTCTGCACGGTGTAGTTACCTGGAAgggttaataaaaagaaaaggaaaaaagatgtaTAAATTCTACCATGGGTCAGTTGAAGAAGAGTCCCTGGGAGTGTGCAGTAAGCAAGTGCACCAGGGAAAGCTCCCCTAGACGCTTCAGATGTGCAGCCAGGATTCAGATACTTGGGGTTAGATCACTCACTGGGGGCTTTAGGATGGCAAGACTCTGTTAACTGAGCGTAAAGCTCATGCTTGACTTTGGGAGGACTTGAGGAAGTGTGGGAATGTTTGGACGAGTAACGAGGTAGGCACTGCCAGCATGTGTCCTTGAGGGGTCAAGCTGGagcagtcagaaggcagagagaggcagtggACCAAGAGCAATGGAGACCTAGCAAAACTGTCTGGGGAAGAGAGCAAGTCCCACAGGCATAGTCTGGGGCTTTAGTACAGCTTCTTAGTGGATTTATTTGGATTGTAGGAACATCAGGCTGAACTTCGGAAACACCACTGTCTCCTGggttctggtctccacaggtgcCAGAAGAGGCAGACAGTGGCCGAGAGCTCTGCTTTGAGCTGGCTCTAATGCCTTTGGTTTTTGTAATGAAAGCAGCATCTTTGGTCAGGTGACAGGAGTGATAGGGTCTATGAATCTGTGATGTCAAAAAGGAACGTGCTGTGTTATCTGTGGGACTGAGAGCCAGGGGAGAGCTTTCTGTCTATCCACAGTAACCCTAACCTGCTTACCTTCTGATTTGCAGGGTTTCTTTCATGGTGtcctctcttgctttctccttccacaactgtgggaagaagggaaATACTTTTATGCGCAAGAAGAGGAAAGCAGGGAAGAGAATGGAGGGAGCTCTGTCCCATAGCCTGTTAGGGAAGGATTCCAATGTCCACCTCTTGTTGCTTttccactctcttctctctctactgccAGCCCTCTACTTCATCTTTTCAAGTCTTATTCAGGTATCTTGCTAGGTCTCCTCAGTTCTCATCCACTTTAGGAGACAGGATACAGTACGGGTGCAGTCTGAATTCCTGGCCCTGCTTCACTTGGTAGAGCCAAGTAGGATGGGGGATGTGGGCTTCTGGCCTGGGAAGCTGTCTGGTGAGGACATGGGTATGAGGAAGCACAGGCAGTAGGGATGGAGGTGGGGGCTGGGCTAAGACTCGGGCCTAGGCTTCCCTATTCTTTCAAGAGATCTGGGGGTACAATGTTCTTCCTTCTCACCACACTGCTGAAGCGAGTCTTGATGAGTCCAGGCGCCAAGCAGTTCACTCGAATGTTCTTCGAGGCCAATTCTGTGGCAAAGTTCTTAGTAAGACCCAGAATAGCTGTTTTGCTAACATTGTAAGGGCCCAGAAACTAGGGAAAGAAGAGAGTTGATTTCGTTTGTTAGTTTGTAGGGTCGTTTTTGGTTCTTATTGTACAACAAGGCCAGGAGCCCAAAAAAGCACCTCCTGTTAGGGAAGGTTGCAGTCAGAAACCGCCGTGCATTCTCATATAGGTTAGGGTTCACGGAAGCAAGGTGTTTCTCTTGTGGGAGGGGACTTGGCAGAATGATGCTAAATACTTCTTTGGGCGGTGGGAGGGGTGGATGGTGTaggagggaaggcaggcaggagcaACAGGTACTCACAGGGAATCGAGCGTAGCCTGCTATGGAACCCACAATCACCACTGAGCCGCCTCTGAAAAGGAAAGAGAGCTGACCCCCTTCAGCATAAAGAGCGCTGCCCCTGAGGGGACCCCCACACCCGAGCTTCCTCTCAGTATCGGTACCCTCGTTTTTCCATCTCTGGCACCACCGCTTTAATCATCATGGCTGTAGCAGTCACATTAATGCTCAAAACCTGAAGGCG
Proteins encoded:
- the LOC117706355 gene encoding dehydrogenase/reductase SDR family member 4 isoform X2, producing the protein MNQSCVQNLMWFLLLLLLTLIWFVLEGPGSCAGAKVALKLHQGVDILVSNAAVNPFFGNLMDVTEEVWDKVLSINVTATAMMIKAVVPEMEKRGGGSVVIVGSIAGYARFPFLGPYNVSKTAILGLTKNFATELASKNIRVNCLAPGLIKTRFSSVLWKEKAREDTMKETLQIRRLGKPEDCAGIVSFLCSEDASYINGETIVVGGGTPSRL
- the LOC117706355 gene encoding dehydrogenase/reductase SDR family member 4 isoform X1, with translation MQKAGLLVGGWTRAWKSVRMASSGLTRQNPLANKVALVTASTDGIGFAIARRLAEDGAHVVISSRKQQNVDRAVATLRGEGLSVTGIVCHVGKAEDREKLVTTALKLHQGVDILVSNAAVNPFFGNLMDVTEEVWDKVLSINVTATAMMIKAVVPEMEKRGGGSVVIVGSIAGYARFPFLGPYNVSKTAILGLTKNFATELASKNIRVNCLAPGLIKTRFSSVLWKEKAREDTMKETLQIRRLGKPEDCAGIVSFLCSEDASYINGETIVVGGGTPSRL